The Triticum aestivum cultivar Chinese Spring chromosome 7B, IWGSC CS RefSeq v2.1, whole genome shotgun sequence genome window below encodes:
- the LOC123159479 gene encoding cinnamoyl-CoA reductase 1 isoform X2, producing the protein MEGEGSRSKTVCVTGAGGFVGSWLVKRLLSTGEYTVHGTVRDLGDRKTGHLRALDGAGERLRLFKADVLDYASVAYAVSGCGGVFHVASPVPADKPQNPEVEVLAPAVRGTQNVLKACHQAKVGRVVVVSSAAAVAMNPSFPRDAVLDEDAWSDEDYCRTTGMWYALSKTLAEREALAHTEQTGLDVVTVCPPLVLGPLLQSVANTSSLVLINLLKGDPDTVEDKARNAVDVRDLADALVLAYESPEASGRYICGAYRKKLSEMAGIVKSFYPDLNQPKIFVEAEDEDKMVSSRKLQALGWKFRAVEECLRDSVESYRAAGLLE; encoded by the exons ATGGAGGGCGAGGggagcagatcgaagacggtgtGCGTGACCGGCGCCGGCGGCTTCGTCGGCTCGTGGCTCGTGAAGCGGCTCCTGTCCACGGGCGAGTACACGGTGCATGGCACCGTTCGCGACCTCG GTGATCGCAAGACCGGCCACCTGAGGGCGCTGGACGGCGCCGGGGAGCGGCTGCGGCTGTTCAAGGCCGACGTGCTGGACTACGCCAGCGTGGCGTACGCCGTGTCCGGCTGCGGCGGCGTCTTCCACGTCGCCAGCCCCGTCCCCGCCGACAAACCCCAGAACCCAGAG GTGGAGGTCCTGGCTCCGGCGGTGAGGGGCACGCAGAACGTGCTCAAGGCCTGCCACCAAGCTAAGGTCGGCCGTGTCGTGGTAGTGTCGTCGGCCGCCGCGGTGGCCATGAACCCCAGCTTCCCCAGGGACGCCGTCCTGGACGAGGACGCGTGGTCAGACGAGGACTACTGCAGAACCACCGGG ATGTGGTACGCCCTCTCCAAGACACTGGCCGAACGCGAGGCTCTGGCTCACACGGAGCAGACCGGCCTGGACGTGGTCACCGTGTGCCCGCCCTTGGTCCTCGGCCCGCTGCTGCAGAGCGTGGCCAACACCAGCAGCTTGGTCCTCATCAACCTGCTCAAAG GCGACCCCGACACCGTGGAGGACAAGGCGAGGAACGCGGTGGACGTCCGGGACCTCGCCGACGCGCTCGTGCTGGCGTACGAGAGCCCGGAGGCGTCTGGGCGGTACATCTGCGGCGCATATCGAAAGAAGCTCTCTGAAATGGCCGGCATCGTCAAGAGCTTCTATCCAGATCTTAACCAGCCAAAGAT ATTCGTTGAAGCAGAAGACGAGGACAAGATGGTGAGCTCCAGGAAGCTGCAGGCGCTGGGGTGGAAGTTCAGGGCGGTGGAGGAGTGCCTCAGGGACAGCGTGGAGTCCTACAGGGCCGCTGGGCTGCTGGAGTGA
- the LOC123159479 gene encoding cinnamoyl-CoA reductase 1 isoform X1, which yields MEGEGSRSKTVCVTGAGGFVGSWLVKRLLSTGEYTVHGTVRDLGDRKTGHLRALDGAGERLRLFKADVLDYASVAYAVSGCGGVFHVASPVPADKPQNPEVEVLAPAVRGTQNVLKACHQAKVGRVVVVSSAAAVAMNPSFPRDAVLDEDAWSDEDYCRTTGMWYALSKTLAEREALAHTEQTGLDVVTVCPPLVLGPLLQSVANTSSLVLINLLKGKPFFQRQQAIVDQFTRTYMSCFVACAGDPDTVEDKARNAVDVRDLADALVLAYESPEASGRYICGAYRKKLSEMAGIVKSFYPDLNQPKIFVEAEDEDKMVSSRKLQALGWKFRAVEECLRDSVESYRAAGLLE from the exons ATGGAGGGCGAGGggagcagatcgaagacggtgtGCGTGACCGGCGCCGGCGGCTTCGTCGGCTCGTGGCTCGTGAAGCGGCTCCTGTCCACGGGCGAGTACACGGTGCATGGCACCGTTCGCGACCTCG GTGATCGCAAGACCGGCCACCTGAGGGCGCTGGACGGCGCCGGGGAGCGGCTGCGGCTGTTCAAGGCCGACGTGCTGGACTACGCCAGCGTGGCGTACGCCGTGTCCGGCTGCGGCGGCGTCTTCCACGTCGCCAGCCCCGTCCCCGCCGACAAACCCCAGAACCCAGAG GTGGAGGTCCTGGCTCCGGCGGTGAGGGGCACGCAGAACGTGCTCAAGGCCTGCCACCAAGCTAAGGTCGGCCGTGTCGTGGTAGTGTCGTCGGCCGCCGCGGTGGCCATGAACCCCAGCTTCCCCAGGGACGCCGTCCTGGACGAGGACGCGTGGTCAGACGAGGACTACTGCAGAACCACCGGG ATGTGGTACGCCCTCTCCAAGACACTGGCCGAACGCGAGGCTCTGGCTCACACGGAGCAGACCGGCCTGGACGTGGTCACCGTGTGCCCGCCCTTGGTCCTCGGCCCGCTGCTGCAGAGCGTGGCCAACACCAGCAGCTTGGTCCTCATCAACCTGCTCAAAGGCAAGCCTTTCTTCCAGAGGCAACAAGCAATCGTGGATCAATTCACGCGTACATATATGTCTTGCTTTGTTGCGTGCGCAGGCGACCCCGACACCGTGGAGGACAAGGCGAGGAACGCGGTGGACGTCCGGGACCTCGCCGACGCGCTCGTGCTGGCGTACGAGAGCCCGGAGGCGTCTGGGCGGTACATCTGCGGCGCATATCGAAAGAAGCTCTCTGAAATGGCCGGCATCGTCAAGAGCTTCTATCCAGATCTTAACCAGCCAAAGAT ATTCGTTGAAGCAGAAGACGAGGACAAGATGGTGAGCTCCAGGAAGCTGCAGGCGCTGGGGTGGAAGTTCAGGGCGGTGGAGGAGTGCCTCAGGGACAGCGTGGAGTCCTACAGGGCCGCTGGGCTGCTGGAGTGA